One genomic window of Saccopteryx bilineata isolate mSacBil1 chromosome 4, mSacBil1_pri_phased_curated, whole genome shotgun sequence includes the following:
- the SLIRP gene encoding SRA stem-loop-interacting RNA-binding protein, mitochondrial isoform X2 yields the protein MDVNHSKDGGFCGELREHFAQFGHIRKCTVPFDKETGFHKGMGWIQFSSEEELQNVLQQDNHVIDGVKLHVQARRPKVLQGDQTSDEEKDF from the exons ATGGATGTCAATCATTCTAAAGATGGCGGCTTCTGCG GAGAGCTGAGAGAACACTTTGCACAGTTTGGCCATATACGAAAGTGCACTGTACCTTTT gaCAAAGAAACTGGCTTTCACAAAGGTATGGGTTGGATTCAGTTTTCTTCAGAAGAAGAACTTCAGAATGTACTGCAACAGGACAATCATGTTATTGATGGAGTAAAG cTTCATGTTCAAGCTCGGAGACCCAAAGTTTTACAAGGGGATCAAACATCTGACGAAGAGAAAGATTTTTGA
- the SLIRP gene encoding SRA stem-loop-interacting RNA-binding protein, mitochondrial isoform X1 produces MSIILKMAASAVRGAMALRTGTSRPVAFVRKIPWTAASRELREHFAQFGHIRKCTVPFDKETGFHKGMGWIQFSSEEELQNVLQQDNHVIDGVKLHVQARRPKVLQGDQTSDEEKDF; encoded by the exons ATGTCAATCATTCTAAAGATGGCGGCTTCTGCGGTAAGGGGCGCTATGGCACTGCGGACGGGTACGAGCCGACCCGTTGCTTTTGTCAGAAAAATTCCCTGGACCGCCGCCTCGA GAGAGCTGAGAGAACACTTTGCACAGTTTGGCCATATACGAAAGTGCACTGTACCTTTT gaCAAAGAAACTGGCTTTCACAAAGGTATGGGTTGGATTCAGTTTTCTTCAGAAGAAGAACTTCAGAATGTACTGCAACAGGACAATCATGTTATTGATGGAGTAAAG cTTCATGTTCAAGCTCGGAGACCCAAAGTTTTACAAGGGGATCAAACATCTGACGAAGAGAAAGATTTTTGA